In one Mucilaginibacter ginsenosidivorax genomic region, the following are encoded:
- a CDS encoding glycoside hydrolase family 71/99-like protein, with the protein MKKRAFTILLLLLCTVAFSQKHSKTSAFKSYKGLVMAGYQGWFNAPEDGAGRGWNHYVSHGKFEPGFTNIDIWPDVSEYKKTYKSPFKLADDGDTYLYSSYDASSVETHFEWMQQYGVDGVFVQRFIGDVQRGRGRNHNDVVLGNALKFSEKYHRAISVMYDLSGMDAGGDSLVIKDWKHLVDSMKLTNRGNKQTWLYHNGKPLIAVWGVGFNDNRKYGLAEAERIVDFFKNDPVYGGCAVLLGVPTYWRDFGNDTEKDQHLHDLLRKVDIVHPWFVGRFNEEAYPKFQSRIVDDIAWCKVNKVEYVPTIFPGFSWHNMNPRAPQNQIPRNRGSFYWKQINGAINGGASMLYVAMFDEVDEGTAILKASKNPPVGLSTFVKYEDDIPNDYYLYLTGYAAKMLRRQLPLQGNVPPPVKK; encoded by the coding sequence ATGAAAAAACGAGCATTTACTATCCTGTTACTATTGTTGTGCACTGTTGCTTTTAGCCAGAAACACAGCAAAACATCGGCATTTAAAAGTTATAAGGGGTTGGTAATGGCTGGCTACCAGGGTTGGTTCAATGCTCCTGAAGATGGGGCTGGCCGGGGATGGAACCATTATGTATCACATGGCAAGTTTGAACCTGGTTTCACCAACATTGATATATGGCCCGATGTGAGCGAATATAAAAAGACCTATAAATCGCCCTTTAAACTGGCCGATGACGGCGATACATACCTCTATAGTTCATACGATGCCTCTTCGGTTGAAACCCATTTTGAATGGATGCAGCAATATGGCGTAGACGGTGTATTTGTACAGCGCTTTATCGGCGATGTGCAGCGGGGCAGGGGGCGCAACCATAATGATGTGGTTTTGGGCAACGCACTTAAGTTTTCAGAAAAATACCATAGGGCAATTTCGGTAATGTACGATCTGTCGGGGATGGACGCCGGAGGCGATTCACTGGTAATAAAGGATTGGAAACATTTGGTTGACAGCATGAAATTAACCAACCGCGGCAACAAGCAAACCTGGCTATACCACAACGGGAAGCCCCTGATAGCGGTTTGGGGTGTAGGTTTTAACGACAATAGGAAATATGGCCTTGCCGAAGCTGAACGAATCGTCGATTTTTTTAAAAATGACCCGGTTTATGGCGGATGTGCCGTGCTGCTTGGAGTACCAACCTATTGGCGCGATTTTGGAAACGATACCGAGAAAGATCAACACCTGCATGATCTGCTGCGTAAGGTGGATATTGTACATCCCTGGTTTGTAGGCCGTTTTAACGAAGAAGCTTATCCCAAATTTCAGTCCCGGATAGTGGATGATATTGCCTGGTGCAAAGTAAACAAGGTTGAGTATGTGCCTACAATTTTCCCGGGGTTCAGCTGGCATAATATGAATCCGCGGGCACCTCAAAACCAAATCCCGCGCAACCGGGGAAGCTTTTACTGGAAGCAAATTAACGGTGCGATTAATGGTGGGGCAAGCATGCTATATGTGGCCATGTTTGATGAGGTTGATGAGGGCACAGCTATACTTAAAGCGTCTAAGAATCCTCCGGTTGGGCTTAGCACGTTTGTTAAATATGAAGATGATATTCCTAATGATTACTATTTATACCTAACGGGTTATGCCGCCAAAATGCTTAGGCGGCAGCTGCCTTTACAGGGAAATGTACCACCGCCGGTAAAAAAATAA
- a CDS encoding GH92 family glycosyl hydrolase, which translates to MLCALLSVTLTGTSYAQSADGNLEYIDPRIGNVGQLLEPTRPTMHLPNQMIRMYPKRADYIDDQISSFPLNMVSHRLGEVFAIKPDDKPLTADSWDQKMPYDHDLEITRPWYYSTYLIDKDITVLFTPGKKVGIYRFSFPAKTAVKSILFNVYNDGAASWNFTGGNEVTGTETYHDDIKVYVYGQFSAKGIAGVIKDGVLTKQTSIEGKDARSFITFSGDAPDNIEFRYAISYVSAQQAKQNFKDEFTGGDFATLMQAAKNSWAKVINQVQVEGGTVAQRRSFYTALYRSNERMVDINEDGHYYSGYDKKVHESNRPFYVDDWVWDTYLALHPLRSILNPAMESDMLNSYVDMYRQSGWMPTFPVLFGDNPCMNGFHSTVMFLDDYRKGIRGFDVEKAYEGILKNATQATMLPWENGAKCELDDFYYAKGYFPALQKGEKETVSLVHSFEKRQAVAVTLGGSYDDWAVGELATELNKTNDHSIFAKRASNYKNLWNDDKKMFIPKDKDDNWINIDPKFDGGLGGRDFYDENNGWTYLWQVQHDIPGLIGLMGGKPNFEAKLDQTFRESLDRSKYQFWAKFPDATGLVGQYSMGNEPSFHIPYLYNYAGAPWKTQKRIRFLLDVWYKDNIFGIPGDEDGGGMSAFVVFSSMGFYPITPGKPVYTIGSPVFSKVTISLPNGKQFKMIANNCSVINKYIQSAKFNGEVLNKPWFTHEQLISGGTLELEMGPKPNKNWGI; encoded by the coding sequence ATGTTATGTGCATTATTGAGTGTTACACTCACTGGTACAAGTTACGCGCAAAGCGCCGATGGTAATTTAGAATACATTGACCCGCGCATTGGTAATGTGGGCCAACTTTTGGAGCCCACCCGGCCCACCATGCACCTGCCCAACCAGATGATCAGGATGTACCCTAAACGGGCCGATTATATTGATGATCAAATCTCAAGCTTTCCGCTCAATATGGTTTCGCACAGGCTGGGCGAAGTTTTTGCCATAAAACCGGATGATAAACCACTTACTGCCGACTCCTGGGATCAGAAAATGCCTTATGATCACGATTTGGAAATAACACGGCCATGGTACTATTCCACCTATCTTATTGATAAGGATATTACTGTGCTGTTTACACCAGGCAAAAAAGTGGGCATATACAGATTCTCCTTTCCTGCAAAAACAGCCGTTAAAAGCATCCTCTTTAATGTATATAATGATGGTGCCGCCAGTTGGAATTTTACTGGCGGTAATGAAGTAACCGGCACTGAAACCTATCATGACGACATTAAAGTATATGTTTATGGTCAGTTTAGTGCTAAAGGAATAGCTGGAGTAATTAAGGATGGCGTTTTAACCAAACAAACATCAATTGAAGGTAAGGATGCCCGTTCATTTATTACATTTTCAGGCGATGCTCCGGATAATATTGAATTCAGGTACGCTATATCTTATGTAAGCGCACAACAGGCAAAGCAAAATTTTAAGGATGAATTTACCGGAGGCGACTTCGCAACTTTAATGCAGGCCGCTAAAAACTCATGGGCAAAGGTCATCAACCAGGTGCAGGTTGAAGGCGGTACGGTAGCCCAACGCCGGTCATTTTATACCGCGTTGTACCGAAGCAATGAGCGTATGGTTGATATTAATGAGGATGGGCATTATTACAGTGGCTACGATAAAAAGGTACATGAAAGCAACAGGCCTTTTTATGTAGATGACTGGGTTTGGGATACTTACCTGGCATTGCATCCGCTCAGATCAATACTAAACCCGGCCATGGAATCGGATATGTTAAACTCCTATGTGGATATGTACCGGCAAAGCGGCTGGATGCCTACCTTCCCGGTATTGTTTGGCGACAACCCCTGTATGAATGGTTTCCACTCTACAGTGATGTTTTTAGATGATTACCGAAAAGGCATTCGTGGTTTTGATGTAGAAAAGGCATATGAAGGTATTCTGAAAAATGCAACACAGGCCACTATGCTGCCCTGGGAAAACGGCGCTAAGTGTGAACTGGACGATTTTTACTATGCTAAAGGATATTTCCCTGCCCTGCAAAAAGGCGAAAAGGAAACCGTAAGCCTGGTACATTCATTCGAGAAAAGACAGGCAGTAGCTGTTACATTGGGTGGAAGCTATGATGATTGGGCTGTTGGAGAATTGGCCACTGAACTGAATAAGACAAATGATCATTCGATATTTGCAAAACGAGCATCTAACTATAAAAATCTATGGAACGATGACAAAAAGATGTTTATCCCAAAGGATAAAGATGACAACTGGATAAATATAGACCCCAAATTTGATGGCGGCCTTGGCGGGCGCGACTTTTATGATGAGAACAACGGGTGGACTTACCTTTGGCAGGTACAGCACGATATACCTGGATTGATTGGTTTAATGGGTGGCAAACCAAATTTTGAGGCTAAGCTGGATCAAACCTTTCGCGAGAGCCTTGATCGCAGTAAGTACCAGTTTTGGGCTAAATTCCCAGACGCCACAGGCCTGGTAGGGCAGTACTCTATGGGCAACGAGCCAAGTTTCCATATTCCGTACTTGTATAATTATGCAGGAGCGCCCTGGAAAACCCAGAAACGAATCCGCTTTTTATTGGACGTATGGTATAAGGATAACATATTCGGTATTCCTGGCGACGAAGATGGCGGCGGTATGTCGGCCTTTGTGGTATTTTCCTCTATGGGTTTTTACCCAATTACCCCCGGCAAACCTGTATATACTATTGGAAGCCCTGTATTTAGTAAAGTTACCATTAGTTTGCCAAATGGTAAGCAGTTTAAGATGATCGCAAATAACTGCTCGGTGATTAATAAGTATATCCAAAGCGCAAAGTTTAACGGCGAAGTTTTGAATAAACCATGGTTTACGCATGAACAACTAATTTCCGGCGGAACGCTCGAACTGGAAATGGGGCCAAAGCCGAATAAAAACTGGGGTATCTGA
- a CDS encoding Kelch repeat-containing protein, translated as MRFFLSGTITVIILNILFVLPVNAQSYGLGFYSHEVVQDKRTTLDLSLSNVSPKENLEISFDLSFMPNHEIYFGYILRIVDDHKQNIDLVYDNQANTRHFKIIIGDRLSKISFNIDDKLLFERWNKLRLLIDYKYDKITIFSGRESFSESGVHLQQSRNYKLLFGANAYRQYQTTDLPPLKLRDVNVTQSGTLLANWPLNEWEGCVANESVNQNNGTITNPLWIKARHRNWQMEKEFTVPGDASIAFDAANEAVNIISQDSLVTFSVNKTPQLKSTAYHSGRQLLVPGDQALFGNDKLYYLYIDQMAVATYDFKTGRWNKGFKSLATNNGHLNKFYNKTDSCIYTIGGYGQLIYKDSVKCYNVVTNSWKKITVKGDTFTPRYLAGLGVNKTGDTAYVIGGYGSASGQQIVNPRNLYDMMRFSVKDKSFKKLFTIDVKDEDFVFANSLVINEKSRSYYGLIFPQHKFNSSIQLIQGSLDKASYHLVGDTIPFLFHDIHSYADLGYFPHSGKFLAVTLFRENDRTRIKIYSLLSPPEPLADKVVEISHVNYFLWIGGLCAAGVVLAFATVSIRRRKKVIPPIPSNVVNDLPVITHYAVPDVAEEGEHLRNSNKNAIFLFGDLQLFTPDGNEITKYFTPLLKELFLVILLYSVKRDRGVSSEKLNEILWFDKSEKSARNNRSVNIAKLKSLLDKMGHCHLSKDTGYWKIEIDYTNILVDYHNYLNIVCNKTRLNKQRIIQLTHITQRGNFLSNIEYEWLDAFKSEVSNEIIDSYIQFANSVQIADDPEFLIKLANDIFYFDPVNEEAMILKCKALAHIGKHSLAKNTFESFNKEYKTIYGEAFDRDFNSILE; from the coding sequence ATGAGATTTTTTTTATCGGGAACTATAACGGTTATTATATTAAATATCCTATTTGTATTGCCAGTTAATGCGCAATCGTATGGGCTTGGGTTTTATAGCCACGAAGTGGTGCAGGATAAACGTACAACTTTAGATTTAAGCCTGAGTAATGTCTCCCCAAAAGAAAACCTCGAAATTTCATTCGATTTGTCTTTTATGCCCAATCATGAAATCTATTTTGGTTATATATTGAGGATTGTTGATGATCATAAACAAAATATTGATTTAGTATATGATAACCAGGCCAACACCCGGCATTTTAAGATCATCATTGGCGACCGGCTTTCAAAAATCTCCTTTAATATAGACGACAAACTGTTGTTTGAGCGTTGGAACAAATTACGCTTGTTGATTGACTATAAGTATGATAAGATAACCATATTCTCCGGGCGGGAGTCATTTTCGGAGTCGGGTGTACACCTGCAGCAAAGTAGAAATTACAAACTGCTTTTTGGTGCCAATGCTTACCGCCAATACCAGACAACCGATCTTCCACCGTTAAAATTAAGGGATGTTAATGTAACGCAAAGCGGCACACTGTTGGCTAACTGGCCACTTAACGAATGGGAGGGTTGTGTAGCCAATGAAAGCGTGAATCAAAATAACGGAACAATAACAAACCCATTATGGATAAAAGCACGCCATCGTAACTGGCAAATGGAAAAGGAGTTTACAGTGCCGGGAGATGCCAGTATTGCCTTTGACGCAGCCAATGAGGCTGTTAATATAATCTCACAGGATTCATTAGTCACGTTTTCGGTGAATAAAACTCCGCAATTAAAAAGCACAGCCTACCATTCGGGCAGGCAATTGTTGGTGCCTGGCGACCAGGCGCTGTTTGGTAACGACAAACTATATTATTTGTATATCGATCAGATGGCCGTTGCTACCTATGATTTTAAAACCGGGCGGTGGAATAAAGGATTCAAAAGCCTGGCAACCAATAACGGGCATCTGAATAAGTTTTACAATAAAACAGATAGTTGTATATATACTATTGGCGGCTATGGCCAGCTGATTTATAAAGATAGTGTGAAATGTTATAACGTAGTTACCAATAGCTGGAAAAAAATAACGGTGAAAGGCGATACCTTTACTCCGCGTTACCTGGCGGGCCTGGGTGTTAACAAAACCGGCGATACCGCCTATGTAATAGGTGGTTACGGCAGTGCTTCAGGGCAGCAGATAGTGAACCCGCGTAATTTATACGATATGATGCGGTTTTCGGTAAAGGACAAATCCTTTAAAAAACTGTTTACTATCGATGTTAAAGATGAGGATTTTGTATTTGCAAACTCTTTAGTCATCAACGAAAAAAGCCGGTCGTACTATGGGCTCATTTTCCCTCAGCATAAATTCAATTCAAGTATTCAGCTTATCCAGGGATCGTTGGATAAGGCAAGCTATCATTTGGTAGGTGATACTATTCCTTTTCTTTTTCATGATATTCACTCCTATGCCGATTTGGGGTATTTTCCGCACAGCGGTAAGTTTTTGGCTGTAACGCTTTTCAGGGAAAATGATCGGACAAGAATTAAGATATATTCATTGTTAAGCCCGCCGGAGCCATTGGCAGATAAGGTTGTTGAGATTAGCCACGTCAATTATTTCTTATGGATAGGCGGCTTATGCGCTGCTGGTGTAGTTTTAGCGTTCGCTACTGTTAGTATCCGTCGGCGTAAAAAAGTAATCCCCCCGATACCGTCTAATGTTGTTAATGATTTACCTGTAATTACCCATTATGCCGTGCCTGATGTTGCAGAAGAGGGTGAACATTTGCGAAACAGTAACAAGAACGCGATATTTTTATTTGGCGATCTTCAGCTTTTTACGCCTGATGGTAACGAGATAACCAAATATTTTACACCTTTATTAAAAGAGTTATTCCTTGTTATATTACTGTATTCGGTAAAACGGGATAGGGGGGTAAGTTCCGAAAAGTTGAACGAGATCCTTTGGTTTGATAAATCAGAAAAAAGCGCACGTAACAATCGCTCGGTAAATATTGCAAAACTCAAATCGCTGCTCGATAAAATGGGGCATTGCCATTTATCAAAGGATACCGGTTATTGGAAGATAGAGATTGATTACACCAATATATTGGTTGATTATCACAATTACCTGAATATTGTATGCAACAAAACCAGGCTGAATAAGCAACGAATAATCCAGCTTACCCATATTACCCAAAGGGGCAATTTTTTGTCGAACATCGAATATGAGTGGCTTGATGCTTTTAAATCCGAAGTGTCTAACGAAATCATCGACTCTTATATTCAATTTGCAAACAGTGTTCAAATTGCCGACGATCCTGAGTTTTTAATAAAACTGGCCAATGATATTTTCTACTTCGACCCCGTAAACGAGGAGGCCATGATATTGAAATGTAAAGCTCTTGCGCACATTGGTAAACATTCGCTGGCAAAAAATACTTTCGAGAGCTTTAATAAAGAGTATAAAACAATTTATGGAGAAGCTTTTGACCGCGATTTTAATTCAATTCTCGAATAA